The genomic window TGGTTTCATGgtagtagttgttgttgttgtcgtcgtggtAGTGGTAGTGCTAGTGGTTCGCAGCATACTTGGAGCAGGACGCTGAGGACTGAATGTGCTGAGTATAGCGTCGCTGACACTGAAGTTACGTGCGTTTCCGGTCTGCATCGTGGCCAAAACATCTTGACTAGAGTTCCTAATAGACGCCGTCATAAAGAGATTCTTTGGTGACTTCGCCGTAGTCTGGAGGAACTCCGGAAAGGCAGGTGCATTTGTGTAGCGGGGTCTAGTGGTTGTCCGCAGATGGTGATGCTGGTGCTGGCGATCTTCATGAAGCAAGTTCTCTAGGCTTTTGTACGGTGATACAAAATTCATCGCAGGGTTGGCTGTGACTCGATTTGGGCTGTCCTTTAAATAACCGGAACGTGACATATAATTCGGTCTTGGTAGAAAATCTGTTTCTCGGCTAGGCTGAGCCACCGATTTTGATGCGGTATTGGCCCTGGTAGTGCTGCTGGATTCGACTTCATCTTTAGAAGTTGTAGGAGCAGATGTAGTTGTAGTGACACTAGTAGATGTGCTGGAACTTGCGACTGTAGGTCTATGATGGGCCGGTTGTATGACGGGCCTTCCACTACGCCAAATGAGAAGAGGTGGAGCGTATGTTGTAGGTTTGATGTCCACGTACTGCTGAAATAAGTCAGCCAGTGTTGTTGGGCtagttgtggttgtggtggaGGAAAAACTATTCGTCCTTGCAATTATTGGATCCGACACATTACGTTCTCTTAGCTCGGCACGCAAACTAAAACCTTGCGATCCACTTTGAAGACTATATTGTATGGGCTTACTTGGTCTCGTTGTGCTTGcgctttccatttcttccGTCGGCAATCGCACTCCAATGTTTGTGGGAACTTTAAAACTTTGTGGAGGCACATCAGAATCGACGTATTTCTGAAAATGTTTGGACAGGGGCTCTGGTTTCCGTGAGCTCGACTCGTACGAGATGTCCTTGTCTCGAAAAGAAATATCCCTGTTAACAAGTTTATCTGGCACTTCATTCAGACGATTGCCACTCGGGCTTGTACCATACGCGGCGGCATTAATAAAATCTAGGAACTTTGCCGATGTGCTGGTTTCAAAGGAGCGACTCTTGGGGAGTTTGACCGTCTGATTAATTGTATGACTCTCGTCAAAGACAGCCTCAACGTTCTCCAGGTTGTTCTTACCGGAGCTGTCCTTTACCAGGGGCCTTTGCGTGGTGGTGGGTGCGGGAATTAGGGCAATAATTTGAGCGGGAACGGGAACTTTATCAGGGATTGATTCCGAACTTGTGGACTGGCGAGGAGAGTTTGTAAGGTTCTGAGCTTGAGGGTAACTGGTGAAATTTGTCCTAGGTTGACTGCTTGAGACTAGCCTTGCCAATGATTTAGCAACGTGTTGTAGTTTCGATTTGAGAAAAGGATTTGAACTATAAGTAAGGTGATTTGGGAAAGGTGTGGAGCTGGTCGTGGTCGTGTGAGAGGTACTGGAAGCTTTTGAAGTTGTTTTTGACTTGTCAGGAATATGTTGTTTATATGACTTATTTGCATGCGCTTTCGAGCTGTTGAAGAGACGTGTATTGGAATAAGTAATCACATAAGTGTTAGTAACGTTTTGATACGAATACGTATAGAGTGACCTATTTGCCTAGCCTTTTGGTTCTCagattttttaattcatttcggtttttggttatCATTTTGGTTTTCACTTGGGCTGCAATCTGAGACGCCTGCCTTTTACGAATAGAAGCATGCTCATGCGTACCTATATTTCGCATCACCTAACCATTATCTTATGAATAGTCATGCAATGTATGTGAGTACTTAATCATATTAAAAGGAgaatcaaaaaagaaataacgTGACATATGTGTCTAAACAGTCAGCATAGCTTTAGAACCTTGTCACGACGCAACGAAAAGGTAtatcaaaatgttttaaattccGATGCAACTTCGCTGATGCTGTAGATATCAATTTGAATGTAAAACTTgtaaaaaaatgcataactTTGCTATAAGAGTGTAACTGTGTGATAGCCAAAATTTTAAGCTGCACGTGGTATGTAAGTATGGTATATTAGAAGCTATACGAAAATCGGCTTATGACTGCGCCGCGATTACGTAAAAAGATACTTTTGTTCAGATGTTGTTTCAGAGCGTGATTGCAATGGATAGGTAAAATACCTTGCAAGTTTTGATGTTGTCGTTGGAGGAAATGTTGATGTGCTTGTTATTGTTGAGGACTGTGTAAACGTAACAGCTTGTGTGGTCGTGTTGGAAATCCTTGCATGGCTTCTGGTATGTGGCGGAGTCGTCTTCGTGTTTTGCGATCGTGTTGGTGGCGTCGCGGTGGGCTTTTCGGTATGACCCACAACATTGGCAATCAGGTCAAAGTCATCCGTACCGGTATGGGGCCTTGCCTTGGCTCCAGTGAGTGTACGCTCGCTCTGGTCGTAGTCTTCTGCCGACCCATAGGCGTAGTCGACAGGACCGCGCTTCGGATCATAGGGCGTAGTTATCCTTTCGTAGTATGTGGGATCTTCCGGTGGGGATGCGGGCGTCGTTAGAGTGAGTGTGCTCGAGTGCCTGGCTGGGGTATCCAGTTTTTGTATGACCACATGTTCTGCCCTGATAGATAAATGTATTGTGGTTGGGTGGATACGTATTGTCTTGGAGGTTGTGTAAAAATTTTGATGCATGTGTAGTGGGAAGGTGTAGTTTTACACTTGCTGGGGCTCTAACTACATTGCGGGACGAGGTCTATGGGACACTTCTCATTGCAGGACCTTCTTATGCTCTGCAAGGCTGACTGTTTTCGTGTGATTGAGTTTTTTCGTGGATGATCTCTTTTATAATGATTTTAACTTAAAGAATGCCGCGGTTTCAAAGCATTCTATTGAAATGACTTACCTTTGGGGAGCACGTGTGGGCTGATCGTACGCATTATCCTGCTCAATCTAAAAAGACATGAAACCGTAATTAAAAGTGGCATTATAAAAGATACTTatataggtttttttttacctgACCATTAATATCCTCGTCATAGTCCGAGACGTATGCTGGCTGGTTGGCGTAAGAGGGGGGCTTCGGAGTGGCCGAGAGCTCTAAGGGGCGGTATGTTGCGTGGGGCTGCTGCTGGCGCACTGTGGACTGATACTGGGGGGTAGgtgcttgctgctgctcctgtggctgctgctgttggtacTCTATATCCCTATATAAATCGATATCGTCGTCGTAAACCGAATAATAGGATGAGTCATAGGGATGTGTTGGGGCGTGtgcctgctgctgatgttgttcTTGTGGTGGCGCTTGTTGGAATGGTGTTGGCtgtagctgttgttgctgctgtggttgGTAGCTGCCCCCATGATTGAATGTGGATGCATTATAGTAGTTACGATTGGGCTCTAACTGTTGCGGTGGAGCTGCTGGCGTGGGCTGTACAAATATATTAGCGGGTTGCGGAGCCCCTAGCGATGACGGTGAAGACGACTCAACTCTGTTCAAGTGGTTGTATTGGTTGTTGATGATTTGTGAGAGTAGAGTTATCGAATAAATAGCGAATATTATATACATTGGCAAAAATTCACATATGTTATTGGGTACATTAATGAGAAACTAATGTTGTGTGTGTAAACAAGAaagataaatataaaatgagAACAAAAAGTTCTACTAATAATGAGTACCAAAGATGAAAGATGGAAAAAATAACTGAAAGTGATTAGCACAAGAAATTAGCTGGGATTAGCGTTAGAGTTATGGTTAGAGTTAAAGGAGCCCAGTCCACAACATTTGTTTAGTCAACTGTACAGCTTGATAATTTCGTTACGTGAAATTGCTTAGTAGTGGGTCTTATCGTATACGTATAAACGGTGTTGCCACCGAGTGGGTGGACCGATGTAGAATATATGGTATATGTACATAGAACACTTGTTTTCCGTATTCACTAAATTCTTGTGTATCTGTGTAGCGGCACTCTGTAATTCAACTATCAGGGATTTGTGTCGGCTCGTATAGCTACCTGTGTCTTTCTGGGCTTGAGCCGGCATGTATTGAGTTCAATGGAAGGCCGCCCGGATTGCTTTGCTTGCTTGAGCTTAAGACAACGGGACTGTTTTCAGTATGGTTCTTTATTTCCTTTTGTTCATGGACTGGAGAAGCCGTCATCCATTTTTGTTGTCCTCGTATGCGTGGTCGGATTGTTGTAAAACGCACTCGAGTTGACTGCTGCTCTGTGGTGGAGGAGATAGGCCTTGGATGGGCTGTTGGGCGCACACTGCGTGGAGTTGTAAGTAGTTTGGAGCTGGATTGTGGGGTGTTGGATTCTGGGAGCTTGGGCAGCCGCTGCTTTAGCTCTTGGAAGATGTCACTAGGAAAGCTGATAAATGAAGGCACGTCGGCTTCAGCACTTGCTTGGTTCAGCTTGGTGAAGCTGGGGAACGGACGTCGAGTTGTCGTTGCCTCTAGGAAACCCGTCTGGAAGTTGACTCGCCCTTTTCCTGGCGACTCAGTATTGGGCTTTGCCGTAGCCAAATTTCGGCGGGGAGGGGCCATGGTCTCGGACACTGGCATATAAGGGGGTATTTGAGACGGAGGCAATATGTCTTCATCCTCTTCGTAATCCTCGTCATAATAGTCGACGCTCTTGATGGTCGTGGTGGTTGGCATTCGCATAGAAGTGGTTGATGTGCTGTAGGCGGGACTTTGGCTAGAGTTTCGCGCGTTGAGTTGGTTCTGTATGCCCTTTATAAAGTTTTCGTAGCCTTTCAGAGTCCTCATTGTAGTGGGAGTGCTTCGTGTCGGTGGTGTCGTCTCGGGTCTTATCCGATTTTTGGACGCTGGTGGGTTCGGCGTGATGGCTTCCTGGGTGGTCGTAGCTGTGTTGTTCAAGGTGCTGGTACTGCCAGTTACGGGGCGTCGACCAACTATCGGATTGGGCACATTTGTATTTCCGTTGTCGTCGGTACCTAACTCTTTAAAATACTTGATCAACGGATTTACGGCCGGGTTGACACTGGCCAAATCGCTGTCCTTAAGATTAGCCATGAACTCGTTGATGTCAAACTGAAAGTTTGTGAGCTTTGACTTAGGCGTTGTAGTGGGCACATCGGGCAGCAGCGTTTCTGATGTGCTGACAGACTTTGTGAAAGTTTGGTAGGATTCAGGAATAGTGCTGTTGTTGGCGTAGCTAATGCCTACGGGAAGGTGTGAGAAGTCATAAAATGGGGCTTGCTGCAGACGATTAGGTATTTTGTAGGCCAAATTTGGGGCAGACACCACGTTAATACTCTGAGTCACGTGCAGCGGCGTGACTGGGGGCCTAACTTTAACTGCAGAATGGCCGATCTGGTTTGGCGGAGCGGTGCTAAAGACACCCTTCATCTTTTGGTTAGCAACAATGTTGTATTGAAAGTAGTTGCTCTCCGTCGTGCTGCCATGTCCGTTAGAGGCAATACTATACTGGGATACCAACTTTCCGGGATAGTTGGGATTTAAGGAGGTTTGACCAGGTTTTTGGTTGTTGTAGAATCCGCCCATTGTGCTGTACTGACCGCTTGGTGTAACCTGTTGTGAGATCTTAGACGGGTCTACTGGGGAGTAGTAAGTGGTGCTAATTGTGGGTACGGGTGTGACTGCTTGAGTGGGAACCGGGCTCACTGGCTGATTTTCCAATCGGAAGTACGCAAAGTTATCACTCTGAAGGTGCTTGCGCTGTTCTTTTAGCTCTTTCAACTGTTGTATCAGATAAGGAAGTAGGTCGCCAGCGTTAGAATGGTGCTGTAGGTTGTTAGGCGAACGCGGACTAGCTTGAGCTGCACCGGCAGCTTCGTAGTAGTTGCCGGCAATGGGACGAAAGTCATCCTCCAGCGGTGGTGGAGGCAAAGACAGATTGTAGCCGGTGTAGGCCACTTTCTGCTTTTTCTGAGTGAGTGGACCAGCGGAAgccaattgttgctgctgatgcacGTATGAGTGGTAGCCGGGTAGGTGATTATAGTTGGGGTTGCCGTACGGCGGTTGGTTATGGACAGGATTGGGTGGCGTGAGGTATGGATTATAGCTTCCAAAGCTGTATCCCGTTTGCTGAGAAATCGGTGGGGAAGGGGGTGCGTCAATGGCGCGGTAGTTTTGGCCCGGCCACTTCAATGATGTATGAGGAATGGGTCGCAACTGGCGTGGTCGTCTCTTCGACTCACCCGTGGCCACATCATCCTCGTCTCCATGTCCTTCCATCAGCTGGCTGTCTTCGCCAGGAATTTGTTCGTAGTCGAATTCCATTGCGGTTTCGCTCTTTAGCTGAGCGATTTTTGAAGAGTATTTACGCAGCCCACTAGCTGCCGGCGCATTATCGTCTAAGCGTTCTTGTGAACTGTTAGAGTTATTTGAAGTCTCAGTACAAACAGAGAGCCCGATATGACTGTCATGCTTCAATACATCGCTTGAACAATTTGCGTCCTTGTGATTTTTTTCTGCTGTAGGTTCCTTACCGGAAACTTTCGTCGGCTGGGCACTAAGGTCGCGGCGATTGCGCTGCCTATTTTCATGAAGTCGGTTGTGGGACAGTTCGATCGTCTGGTCGTCCTGCAGGTTTTCGCTGTTCGTGTACAGTGTTTTTTCCAAAAGCGTTATGGTTGTCCGGAGTTTAAGTCGGAATGTAGATGTGTCGGTGTCGGTTGGTGCAAAAAGATAGCGCAGTATGCGTTGTATGAGAGAAAAGATCATGTAACATAATGAGTTGCATAGAATTTTGAGTTGACTAGCATCAATATAGTAGTGTCATCGATTAGAAAGCAACGATAGTGAGATCTAGTGAGACTTGCGGCAGGAATGACAGCTTACCTATAGGCGGTCCCAAAAGCGTAAGATCCGATTTTTCCACTTTGAGGAATAGAATTGATACTAGCTTGGTGAATAATACCATCCCGATCGCGTTGAACTTGACTAACAGTACTTGGTTGGCCTCGATACACTCTCTGTTGACGGTCGGACTCCTCTTCTTCCACAGGCGGCAACGATTCCTGCGCATCGGCATACAGCTAgattacataaaatatttatgatttgtttcagtttttaaagcatatttagtttgaaaaaatcaaatagaaaatgaaaaattaaagaCAGTCCACGTATTGATGAATACacgaagaaataaaaatctgCTAGCGATTTGATCTTAAGTAGCCATACAACAATCAAATGGTAGCGTATAATCGAACTAGCAAAAGCGGTGAAAGTGTAAAATGCGATTTGAAAAAGGATCCCCCAAATGTAAGGTGGTATCTATCCCTGACTTACCTTTGCAATGTCCTCCTGGGAGTCGATCAGAGGTTTTGGTTGGCCACGCGACGTGATGACCGGGTTTGGTGACACTCGCAGCTCCGGTGGAGGAGGCGGTATGTTCTGGACCTGCGCCTGGATTACCTGTGGTGGAGAACGATGGTACTGTGGCGGCTCGGTGGCCGCCTTCTGCGTGCCACCCTGACTGCCGAAAGCGGATCCAAAGCGTATTCGGCTCGGCACGTGCTGCGCATGGGGTTCCCTTTGGCTCTGGGCTTGGCTTTGTGCAGGGCTGCGCTCGGAGGGTGTGTCCACCAACTCACAGCCGACGTTTCGCGGCCAGTCGCAGGTCTGCAGGTCGTGCGAGTACATCAGGCCGCCAGTGCAACTCTCAAGAAGCGCTCCTCCAAAGACGCACACGTAGTATTGGGTGCAATCCGATGGGTGCGGATAGTATCCGAACTCCTCGGGGCAGTCGAAACTAGGGCCATTGGAGGTGTTGGGCTTGACGTTGGTGCCGAAGCTGCGGGAGCTGGTTACGCGTGAGGGTCGTTTACTCTGTGCCTCTGTGGGTcctagaaaaaaaaactacattGAACcatgttctttttttttgggtacaCATTTTGCATTCACGAGCAAATTCGGAGGTATATAATGCCAATAGCTCAAATATACTTCAGTCCTTATAAAACATGTAAAGATGCGGGGAAATGTATATGTTTGTTAGTGGAAGTGTCCATGTAtactatttctttttatacccgttactcgtagagtaaaagggtatcctagattcgttgaaaagtttGTAACAGGGAAACGGAAGcgattccgaccatataaagtacatattcttgatcaggatcaatagccgagtcgatctggccatgtccgtccgtccgtctgtccgtttatccgtccatatgaacgtcgagatctcaggaactacaaaagctagaaagttcagattaagcatacagaccccagagacatagacgcagcgcaagtttgtcgataGTTGTTTTGGTAATCATACTTTAAACATTATTAGCATTTAAAGCCCcgcaccaaaaactgtcagtgtggaaatttctcctttgcacttccaccagctgagtaacgggtatcagatagtcgagaaacgttctcttttgttt from Drosophila yakuba strain Tai18E2 chromosome 2L, Prin_Dyak_Tai18E2_2.1, whole genome shotgun sequence includes these protein-coding regions:
- the LOC6526244 gene encoding uncharacterized protein LOC6526244 isoform X13; the encoded protein is MKYSTGRRNILCLLGLCLLLLKTGPTEAQSKRPSRVTSSRSFGTNVKPNTSNGPSFDCPEEFGYYPHPSDCTQYYVCVFGGALLESCTGGLMYSHDLQTCDWPRNVGCELVDTPSERSPAQSQAQSQREPHAQHVPSRIRFGSAFGSQGGTQKAATEPPQYHRSPPQVIQAQVQNIPPPPPELRVSPNPVITSRGQPKPLIDSQEDIAKLYADAQESLPPVEEEESDRQQRVYRGQPSTVSQVQRDRDGIIHQASINSIPQSGKIGSYAFGTAYSENLQDDQTIELSHNRLHENRQRNRRDLSAQPTKVSGKEPTAEKNHKDANCSSDVLKHDSHIGLSVCTETSNNSNSSQERLDDNAPAASGLRKYSSKIAQLKSETAMEFDYEQIPGEDSQLMEGHGDEDDVATGESKRRPRQLRPIPHTSLKWPGQNYRAIDAPPSPPISQQTGYSFGSYNPYLTPPNPVHNQPPYGNPNYNHLPGYHSYVHQQQQLASAGPLTQKKQKVAYTGYNLSLPPPPLEDDFRPIAGNYYEAAGAAQASPRSPNNLQHHSNAGDLLPYLIQQLKELKEQRKHLQSDNFAYFRLENQPVSPVPTQAVTPVPTISTTYYSPVDPSKISQQVTPSGQYSTMGGFYNNQKPGQTSLNPNYPGKLVSQYSIASNGHGSTTESNYFQYNIVANQKMKGVFSTAPPNQIGHSAVKVRPPVTPLHVTQSINVVSAPNLAYKIPNRLQQAPFYDFSHLPVGISYANNSTIPESYQTFTKSVSTSETLLPDVPTTTPKSKLTNFQFDINEFMANLKDSDLASVNPAVNPLIKYFKELGTDDNGNTNVPNPIVGRRPVTGSTSTLNNTATTTQEAITPNPPASKNRIRPETTPPTRSTPTTMRTLKGYENFIKGIQNQLNARNSSQSPAYSTSTTSMRMPTTTTIKSVDYYDEDYEEDEDILPPSQIPPYMPVSETMAPPRRNLATAKPNTESPGKGRVNFQTGFLEATTTRRPFPSFTKLNQASAEADVPSFISFPSDIFQELKQRLPKLPESNTPQSSSKLLTTPRSVRPTAHPRPISSTTEQQSTRVRFTTIRPRIRGQQKWMTASPVHEQKEIKNHTENSPVVLSSSKQSNPGGLPLNSIHAGSSPERHRVESSSPSSLGAPQPANIFVQPTPAAPPQQLEPNRNYYNASTFNHGGSYQPQQQQQLQPTPFQQAPPQEQHQQQAHAPTHPYDSSYYSVYDDDIDLYRDIEYQQQQPQEQQQAPTPQYQSTVRQQQPHATYRPLELSATPKPPSYANQPAYVSDYDEDINGQIEQDNAYDQPTRAPQRAEHVVIQKLDTPARHSSTLTLTTPASPPEDPTYYERITTPYDPKRGPVDYAYGSAEDYDQSERTLTGAKARPHTGTDDFDLIANVVGHTEKPTATPPTRSQNTKTTPPHTRSHARISNTTTQAVTFTQSSTITSTSTFPPTTTSKLARNSNRNRGSAMYSNQDRDLQSTPNRGTHPPRTRPTLKPSGTIVSKAQEFVDIYRYPPTRPDPIYPQPTPDKTAAKCRKDVCLLPDCYCGGRDIPGELPVESIPQIVLLTFDDSVNDLNKQLYTDLFEKGRVNPNGCPITATFYVSHEWTDYSQVQNLYADGHEMASHTVSHSFGEQFSQKKWTREIAGQREILAAYGGVKMSDVRGMRAPFLSVGGNKMYKMLYDSNFTYDSSMPVYENRPPSWPYTLDYKIFHDCMIPPCPTRSYPGVWQVPMVMWQDLNGGRCSMGDACSNPSDADGVTKMIMKNFERHYTTNRAPFGLFYHAAWFTQPHHKEGFIKFLDAINAMQDVWIITNWQALQWVRDPTPISRINSFQPFQCDYSDRPKRCNNPKVCNLWHKSGVRYMKTCQPCPDIYPWTGKSGIRSSRIDNEVEEPTA
- the LOC6526244 gene encoding uncharacterized protein LOC6526244 isoform X10, with the protein product MKYSTGRRNILCLLGLCLLLLKTGPTEAQSKRPSRVTSSRSFGTNVKPNTSNGPSFDCPEEFGYYPHPSDCTQYYVCVFGGALLESCTGGLMYSHDLQTCDWPRNVGCELVDTPSERSPAQSQAQSQREPHAQHVPSRIRFGSAFGSQGGTQKAATEPPQYHRSPPQVIQAQVQNIPPPPPELRVSPNPVITSRGQPKPLIDSQEDIAKLYADAQESLPPVEEEESDRQQRVYRGQPSTVSQVQRDRDGIIHQASINSIPQSGKIGSYAFGTAYRVESSSPSSLGAPQPANIFVQPTPAAPPQQLEPNRNYYNASTFNHGGSYQPQQQQQLQPTPFQQAPPQEQHQQQAHAPTHPYDSSYYSVYDDDIDLYRDIEYQQQQPQEQQQAPTPQYQSTVRQQQPHATYRPLELSATPKPPSYANQPAYVSDYDEDINGQIEQDNAYDQPTRAPQRAEHVVIQKLDTPARHSSTLTLTTPASPPEDPTYYERITTPYDPKRGPVDYAYGSAEDYDQSERTLTGAKARPHTGTDDFDLIANVVGHTEKPTATPPTRSQNTKTTPPHTRSHARISNTTTQAVTFTQSSTITSTSTFPPTTTSKLARNSNRNRGSAMYSNQDRDLQSTPNRGTHPPRTRPTLKPSGTIVSKAQEFVDIYRYPPTRPDPIYPQPTPDKTAAKCRKDVCLLPDCYCGGRDIPGELPVESIPQIVLLTFDDSVNDLNKQLYTDLFEKGRVNPNGCPITATFYVSHEWTDYSQVQNLYADGHEMASHTVSHSFGEQFSQKKWTREIAGQREILAAYGGVKMSDVRGMRAPFLSVGGNKMYKMLYDSNFTYDSSMPVYENRPPSWPYTLDYKIFHDCMIPPCPTRSYPGVWQVPMVMWQDLNGGRCSMGDACSNPSDADGVTKMIMKNFERHYTTNRAPFGLFYHAAWFTQPHHKEGFIKFLDAINAMQDVWIITNWQALQWVRDPTPISRINSFQPFQCDYSDRPKRCNNPKVCNLWHKSGVRYMKTCQPCPDIYPWTGKSGIRSSRIDNEVEEPTA
- the LOC6526244 gene encoding uncharacterized protein LOC6526244 isoform X8 — encoded protein: MKYSTGRRNILCLLGLCLLLLKTGPTEAQSKRPSRVTSSRSFGTNVKPNTSNGPSFDCPEEFGYYPHPSDCTQYYVCVFGGALLESCTGGLMYSHDLQTCDWPRNVGCELVDTPSERSPAQSQAQSQREPHAQHVPSRIRFGSAFGSQGGTQKAATEPPQYHRSPPQVIQAQVQNIPPPPPELRVSPNPVITSRGQPKPLIDSQEDIAKLYADAQESLPPVEEEESDRQQRVYRGQPSTVSQVQRDRDGIIHQASINSIPQSGKIGSYAFGTAYSENLQDDQTIELSHNRLHENRQRNRRDLSAQPTKVSGKEPTAEKNHKDANCSSDVLKHDSHIGLSVCTETSNNSNSSQERLDDNAPAASGLRKYSSKIAQLKSETAMEFDYEQIPGEDSQLMEGHGDEDDVATGESKRRPRQLRPIPHTSLKWPGQNYRAIDAPPSPPISQQTGYSFGSYNPYLTPPNPVHNQPPYGNPNYNHLPGYHSYVHQQQQLASAGPLTQKKQKVAYTGYNLSLPPPPLEDDFRPIAGNYYEAAGAAQASPRSPNNLQHHSNAGDLLPYLIQQLKELKEQRKHLQSDNFAYFRLENQPVSPVPTQAVTPVPTISTTYYSPVDPSKISQQVTPSGQYSTMGGFYNNQKPGQTSLNPNYPGKLVSQYSIASNGHGSTTESNYFQYNIVANQKMKGVFSTAPPNQIGHSAVKVRPPVTPLHVTQSINVVSAPNLAYKIPNRLQQAPFYDFSHLPVGISYANNSTIPESYQTFTKSVSTSETLLPDVPTTTPKSKLTNFQFDINEFMANLKDSDLASVNPAVNPLIKYFKELGTDDNGNTNVPNPIVGRRPVTGSTSTLNNTATTTQEAITPNPPASKNRIRPETTPPTRSTPTTMRTLKGYENFIKGIQNQLNARNSSQSPAYSTSTTSMRMPTTTTIKSVDYYDEDYEEDEDILPPSQIPPYMPVSETMAPPRRNLATAKPNTESPGKGRVNFQTGFLEATTTRRPFPSFTKLNQASAEADVPSFISFPSDIFQELKQRLPKLPESNTPQSSSKLLTTPRSVRPTAHPRPISSTTEQQSTRVRFTTIRPRIRGQQKWMTASPVHEQKEIKNHTENSPVVLSSSKQSNPGGLPLNSIHAGSSPERHRNSNRNRGSAMYSNQDRDLQSTPNRGTHPPRTRPTLKPSGTIVSKAQEFVDIYRYPPTRPDPIYPQPTPDKTAAKCRKDVCLLPDCYCGGRDIPGELPVESIPQIVLLTFDDSVNDLNKQLYTDLFEKGRVNPNGCPITATFYVSHEWTDYSQVQNLYADGHEMASHTVSHSFGEQFSQKKWTREIAGQREILAAYGGVKMSDVRGMRAPFLSVGGNKMYKMLYDSNFTYDSSMPVYENRPPSWPYTLDYKIFHDCMIPPCPTRSYPGVWQVPMVMWQDLNGGRCSMGDACSNPSDADGVTKMIMKNFERHYTTNRAPFGLFYHAAWFTQPHHKEGFIKFLDAINAMQDVWIITNWQALQWVRDPTPISRINSFQPFQCDYSDRPKRCNNPKVCNLWHKSGVRYMKTCQPCPDIYPWTGKSGIRSSRIDNEVEEPTA
- the LOC6526244 gene encoding uncharacterized protein LOC6526244 isoform X7 → MKYSTGRRNILCLLGLCLLLLKTGPTEAQSKRPSRVTSSRSFGTNVKPNTSNGPSFDCPEEFGYYPHPSDCTQYYVCVFGGALLESCTGGLMYSHDLQTCDWPRNVGCELVDTPSERSPAQSQAQSQREPHAQHVPSRIRFGSAFGSQGGTQKAATEPPQYHRSPPQVIQAQVQNIPPPPPELRVSPNPVITSRGQPKPLIDSQEDIAKLYADAQESLPPVEEEESDRQQRVYRGQPSTVSQVQRDRDGIIHQASINSIPQSGKIGSYAFGTAYSENLQDDQTIELSHNRLHENRQRNRRDLSAQPTKVSGKEPTAEKNHKDANCSSDVLKHDSHIGLSVCTETSNNSNSSQERLDDNAPAASGLRKYSSKIAQLKSETAMEFDYEQIPGEDSQLMEGHGDEDDVATGESKRRPRQLRPIPHTSLKWPGQNYRAIDAPPSPPISQQTGYSFGSYNPYLTPPNPVHNQPPYGNPNYNHLPGYHSYVHQQQQLASAGPLTQKKQKVAYTGYNLSLPPPPLEDDFRPIAGNYYEAAGAAQASPRSPNNLQHHSNAGDLLPYLIQQLKELKEQRKHLQSDNFAYFRLENQPVSPVPTQAVTPVPTISTTYYSPVDPSKISQQVTPSGQYSTMGGFYNNQKPGQTSLNPNYPGKLVSQYSIASNGHGSTTESNYFQYNIVANQKMKGVFSTAPPNQIGHSAVKVRPPVTPLHVTQSINVVSAPNLAYKIPNRLQQAPFYDFSHLPVGISYANNSTIPESYQTFTKSVSTSETLLPDVPTTTPKSKLTNFQFDINEFMANLKDSDLASVNPAVNPLIKYFKELGTDDNGNTNVPNPIVGRRPVTGSTSTLNNTATTTQEAITPNPPASKNRIRPETTPPTRSTPTTMRTLKGYENFIKGIQNQLNARNSSQSPAYSTSTTSMRMPTTTTIKSVDYYDEDYEEDEDILPPSQIPPYMPVSETMAPPRRNLATAKPNTESPGKGRVNFQTGFLEATTTRRPFPSFTKLNQASAEADVPSFISFPSDIFQELKQRLPKLPESNTPQSSSKLLTTPRSVRPTAHPRPISSTTEQQSTRVRFTTIRPRIRGQQKWMTASPVHEQKEIKNHTENSPVVLSSSKQSNPGGLPLNSIHAGSSPERHRNSNRNRGSAMYSNQDRDLQSTPNRGTHPPRTRPTLKPSGTIVSKAQEFVDIYRYPPTRPDPIYPQPTPDKTAAKCRKDVCLLPDCYCGGRDIPGGLNASDTPQFVLMTFDDAVNTINIDLYEELFNNKSRKNPNGCSWRGTFYLSHEWTDYGMVQDLYSQGHEMASHSVSHSFGEQFSQKKWTREIAGQREILAAYGGVKMSDVRGMRAPFLSVGGNKMYKMLYDSNFTYDSSMPVYENRPPSWPYTLDYKIFHDCMIPPCPTRSYPGVWQVPMVMWQDLNGGRCSMGDACSNPSDADGVTKMIMKNFERHYTTNRAPFGLFYHAAWFTQPHHKEGFIKFLDAINAMQDVWIITNWQALQWVRDPTPISRINSFQPFQCDYSDRPKRCNNPKVCNLWHKSGVRYMKTCQPCPDIYPWTGKSGIRSSRIDNEVEEPTA